Proteins from one Podospora pseudoanserina strain CBS 124.78 chromosome 1, whole genome shotgun sequence genomic window:
- the SPP1 gene encoding COMPASS (complex proteins associated with Set1p) component (COG:S; EggNog:ENOG503P16E): MAFSTSFFTLDPEAATGNSNQPLHSDSQTAIKMERSNSPQTVREEEQPAADLPTLSAKANFSSSEETQTKHPPPSSEYGFDQDSIAGDSTKPTTTKPPVSRRKKGTATIIKPPKRSRPGGNTSMGPKKKAGKTTKSVGSGAPSLNGDIGSDLAGGASESDSGPYCLCRGPDNHRFMIACDRCEDWFHGDCIGMDKWTGENLVQKYICPNCSDPARGYVTRYKKMCSYSSCKNAARVGDPERPSIFCSDDHCQMWWNDLVCTIPKAPRSKSSKPTSILDDLTREDFISLLDSPVMASYYQQAQQQTSSTLSIIPGQANLSLPPDFWTNPPPNLLTPEQEDFLSTSLAKRQELGEEMLLYKKMLELINIAIERRDTAISSPSTPYNKDVCGYDVRLDHIGTPHQFSLFLQTDSAAKIFKSGKLEDMDEEEQAKWLKGEDATSGNYKGGMCTRKKCPPHRQWRDILVKSVKYDVRELTRKAKERLDGEQRARNAAAGRWFRKGMFEGDKVEVIGGAIGEVVGGQVDGAGEDVKMEG, translated from the coding sequence ATGGCGTTCTCAACGTCTTTTTTCACCCTCGACCCAGAAGCTGCGACGGGCAATAGCAATCAGCCATTACACTCAGACAGTCAAACCGCAATAAAAATGGAAAGGTCAAACAGTCCACAGACCGTACGGGAAGAGGAGCAACCCGCAGCAGATTTGCCCACTCTTTCTGCTAAAGCCAATTTTTCGTCCTCTGAAGAAACACAAACAaagcacccaccccccagcAGTGAATACGGCTTTGATCAGGACTCGATTGCTGGCGACTCTACGAAACCAACCACGACCAAGCCTCCAGTAAGCAGGAGGAAAAAGGGAACTgcaaccatcatcaaaccaccaaaaagaTCTCGCCCCGGCGGCAATACCAGCATGGGCCCAAAAAAGAAGGCAGGCAAAACCACCAAGAGCGTAGGATCCGGCGCCCCATCACTCAATGGAGATATCGGCAGCGACCTTGCTGGAGGAGCCAGCGAGTCTGACAGCGGGCCGTACTGCCTCTGTCGCGGACCTGATAACCACAGGTTCATGATAGCGTGTGATCGCTGTGAGGACTGGTTTCACGGCGACTGTATCGGCATGGATAAGTGGACTGGCGAGAATCTCGTACAGAAATACATCTGTCCCAACTGCAGCGATCCCGCCCGGGGCTATGTCACCCGCTACAAAAAGATGTGCAGCTACTCAAGCTGCAAGAACGCCGCCCGGGTTGGCGACCCTGAGCGCCCATCCATATTCTGCTCAGACGACCACTGCCAAATGTGGTGGAACGACCTCGTCTGCACCATTCCCAAAGCCCCAAGATCCAAATCCAGCAAACCTACCAGCATCCTAGACGACCTCACAAGAGAAGACTTCATATCCCTCCTCGACTCGCCTGTCATGGCTTCATACTAccaacaagcacaacaacagacctcctccaccctctccatcatccccggCCAGgcaaacctctccctccccccagacTTCTggaccaaccccccacccaacctcctcaccccagAACAAGAagacttcctctccacctccctcgcgAAACGACAAGAGTTAGGCGAGGAGATGCTCCTCTACAAGAAAATGCTCGAGctcatcaacatcgccaTCGAGCGCAGAGACACCGCCATCTCGTCCCCTTCCACACCCTACAACAAAGACGTCTGCGGTTACGACGTTCGCCTGGATCACATTGGGACGCCGCACCAGTTTTCCCTCTTTCTCCAGACTGACTCGGCGGCTAAAATCTTCAAGAGTGGCAAGTTGGAGGAtatggacgaggaggaacaggCAAAGTGGCTCAAGGGGGAGGATGCGACGAGCGGGAATTACAAGGGGGGTATGTGCACGAGGAAGAAGTGCCCTCCGCATAGACAGTGGAGGGATATACTGGTGAAATCCGTCAAGTATGATGTCAGGGAGCTGACGAGGAAAgcgaaggagaggttggatggggagcagagggcgaggaatgcggcggcggggaggtggtttaGGAAGGGGATGTTTGAGGGGGATAAGGTGGAGGTTATTGGGGGGGCtattggggaggtggttggtgggcaggtggatggggcgggggaggatgtgaagATGGAGGGATAG
- the N19M gene encoding n19m, NADH-ubiquinone oxidoreductase 9.5 kDa subunit (EggNog:ENOG503P6WN; COG:C), with protein sequence MSGATPRFWATPLKYCRWAARERPSLFWSCVIAGFGPLHLIVVPPVRRALGDYDAPQIPMTYPVPTTPRKKLTGYGDETE encoded by the exons atgTCCGGCGCAACCCCCCGCTTCTGggccacccccctcaaatACTGCCGCTGGGCCGCCCGCGAGCGCCCTTCCCTCTTCTGGTCCTGCGTCATCGCCGGCTTCGGCCCTCTGCACCTCATCGTTGTCCCTCCTGTCCGCCGCGCCCTGGGCGACTATGACGCGCCTCAGATCCCCATGACTTATCCCG TGCCAACTacgccgaggaagaagttgaCGGGATACGGTGACGAGACGGAGTAA
- the WBP1 gene encoding oligosaccharyl transferase glycoprotein complex, beta subunit (COG:G; EggNog:ENOG503NWIM) has product MDRSPKMLRSTSPLLSLFAFLLCWGAALVSAVSTSGNRLLAVFDEVGEKENYSKFLGDLEGRGFQITYETPKSESLVLFHLGERAYDHVIFFPTKTKGLGPNLTPQILVNFLNAKGNILHTLSSETTTPNTLVSLLAELDITLPTERTGLVVDHFSYDTLSAAETHDVLALPPPCAVISPLFSAGAPKDDLLAFPHGVGAVLGPREHLTPILRAPKTAYSYNPKEHADVLDAADLFAAGQQLSLVTAFQAINSARFVLLGSAEMLQDKWFVTEIAAPGGKSVKTFNREFAKRVSAWAFQELGVLRVNWIEHHLNEVAAVNESNPHIYRVKNDVTYTISLSEYAYDKWTSFSLPANDVLQLEFSMLSPFHRLRLTLDETRSTPEASAYTVSFKLPDQHGIFNFKVNYKRPFFTNVEEKNTVSVRHMAHDEWPRSFVISGAWPWIAGIGATVSGWVVFVALWMYSAPTDKKVGSKKTN; this is encoded by the exons ATGGATCGATCGCCCAAGATGTTACGGTCAACATCGCCGCTCCTTTCGTTATTTGCTTTCCTGCTATGCTGGGGGGCTGCGCTTGTGTCGGCTGTTAGCACCTCCGGCAACAGGTTGCTGGCTGTGTTTGATGAAGTgggcgagaaggagaatTATAGCAAGTTTTTGGGCGATTTAGAGG GCAGAGGATTCCAAATCACATATGAGACCCCCAAGAGCGAgtccctcgtcctcttccacctcggcGAACGAGCTTATGATCATGTCATCTTCTTCCCGACCAAGACAAAGG GACTCGGCCCCAACCTGACGCCCCAAATTCTCGTCAACTTCCTCAACGCCAAGGGCAACATCCTccacaccctctcctccgagactacaacccccaacaccctcgtctccctcctcgccgagctcgacatcaccctccccactgAACGCACCGGCCTCGTGGTCGACCACTTCTCCTACGAtaccctctccgccgccgaaACCCACGATGTTCtcgccctccctccaccc TGCGCAGTGATATctcccctcttctccgccgGCGCCCCCAAAgacgacctcctcgccttcccccACGGCGTTGGCGCTGTCCTCGGCCCCCGCGAGCATCTGACCCCCATCCTCCGTGCCCCCAAGACCGCCTACTCCTACAACCCCAAGGAGCATGCCGACGTCCTCGATGCCGCCGACCTCTTTGCCGCCGGCCAGcagctctccctcgtcaccgCTTTCCAAGCGATCAACTCTGCCCGTTTTGTCCTTCTCGGTTCTGCCGAAATGCTCCAAGACAAGTGGTTCGTCACCGAGATCGCCGCCCCAGGTGGTAAATCCGTCAAGACCTTCAACCGCGAGTTCGCCAAGCGTGTCTCCGCCTGGGCGTTCCAGGAGTTGGGTGTTTTGAGGGTGAACTGGATCGAGCACCACCTCAACGAGGTGGCTGCTGTTAACGAGTCAAACCCCCATATCTACAGGGTAAAGAATGATGTT ACCtacaccatctccctctcggAATACGCCTATGACAAGTggacctccttctccctccccgccaacgacgtcctccagctcgagTTCTCCATgctctcccccttccaccgctTGCGTCTGACCCTCGACGAGACCCGCTCCACCCCCGAAGCCTCGGCTTACACCGTCTCGTTCAAACTCCCCGATCAGCACGGCATCTTCAACTTCAAGGTCAATTACAAGCGCCCCTTCTTTACCAacgtcgaggagaagaacaCTGTGTCTGTCAGACACATGGCCCACGACGAGTGGCCCCGCAGCTTTGTCATTAGCGGTGCCTGGCCTTGGATTGCGGGCATCGGCGCGACGGTGagcgggtgggtggtgtttgttgctTTGTGGATGTACAGTGCCCCTACGGATAAGAAGGTGGGGAGCAAAAAGACCAACTAG
- the SCO1 gene encoding Cu-binding protein (COG:C; EggNog:ENOG503NY20; BUSCO:EOG09264ENO), translating into MSQPAMHATINVLPRAAIRQCLRSLSTASNMAARRPTTSCLPKPQTQTYQPLVQRRFKFKTVEEAKSRYRSGPFSWKAGIIFLMTGVGLLFYFEKEKERMQRKRIAESTKGVGRPKVGGPFSLIDQNGNTVTDEDLKGRYSLVYFGFTHCPDICPEELDKMARMFDLVEEKRPGVLAPVFVTCDPARDGPKELKEYLAEFHPKFIGLTGTYDQIKAMCKAYRVYFSTPTEVKPGQDYLVDHSIYFYLMDPEGDFVEALGRQHSPDQAAKIIVDHMKEWKRPLKKA; encoded by the exons ATGTCACAGCCAGCGATGCATGCCACAATTAACGTCCTGCCGAGGGCGGCAATTCGACAATGCCTACGATCCCTGTCCACAGCTAGCAACATGGCTGCCAGAAGACCGACGACATCCTGCCTTCCGAAACCACAGACACAAACCTACCAGCCATTGGTTCAACGGAGATTCAAGTTCAAGACAGTGGAGGAGGCAAAAAGTCGCTATCGTTCTGGG CCATTCTCATGGAAGGCTGGTATTATCTTCCTCATGACTGGCGTCGGGCTCCTGTTTTACTttgagaaagagaaggagcgCATGCAGCGCAAGAGGATAGCAGAGTCAACCAAGGGTGTTGGAAGGCCCAAGGTGGGCGGGCCGTTCAGCTTGATTGACCAGAATGGCAACACTGTTACGGACGAGGACTTGAAGGGGCGCTACTCTCTT GTCTACTTTGGATTTACCCATTGTCCGGATATCTGCCCCGAAGAGCTCGACAAGATGGCGAGAATGTTCGATCTGGTAGAGGAGAAGCGTCCTGGTGTGCTGGCACCTGTATTTGTGACATGCGACCCCGCGCGTGACGGTCCCAAGGAGTTGAAGGAATATCTTGCCGAGTTCCATCCCAAGTTTATCGGTCTGACAGGCACATACGACCAGATCAAGGCCATGTGCAAGGCGTACCGGGTTTATTTCAGCACGCCGACCGAAGTCAAGCCAGGCCAGGATTACCTGGTCGACCACAGCATCTACTTCTACCTTATGGACCCCGAGGGAGACTTTGTGGAGGCGCTCGGCAGACAGCACTCTCCCGACCAAGCAGCCAAGATCATCGTGGATCATATGAAGGAGTGGAAGAGACCCTTGAAGAAGGCCTAG
- a CDS encoding hypothetical protein (COG:M; EggNog:ENOG503NW1Y) codes for MSAPSPAPSPAPSAQPRRSALKNDNDGEGSKTPPLSALAKAVQIAEPESSPHDEASIKKQFPAGVGRRLSGRPGLSATPSRSSTLSQTPSIDVAGETELTASPAPIEEPQNSGVASYHRHRIDRVSEKLVAQVAEWLHREKAKKESRKSRKHSSRRKSPPETPEAGRPRADSLESDSSEVSLDRLQRILDDSMSALGLGSVPHLGPRLSKKHRKRSSRSLRGAASSDTEFFDGDVVVPSCDAALDNSKTMSYTGGKAADDNASISSRREDKEKQAWTVFKNEIIRLAHTLRLKGWRRVPLDSGEQISVERLSGALTNAVYVVSPPPESALLPAEGKKTPGKVLLRIYGPQVEHLIDRDNELSVLRRLARKKIGPRLLGTFLNGRFEQYLNAAALTSQSMREPDTSRQIAKRMRELHDGVELLEEEKALGPSVWRNWDKWLAQVEKTVLFLDKQYNDGPNDLSRGPSDSWKKKGYVCGVEWPAFKELVRKYREFLDGQYGDPKKIREKLLLMFGAQTQYGNILRVRPDDQKSPLLQPANEHKQLVVIDFEYAGANIPGLEFANHFSEWTYDYHDARYPHVCDTAKYPNVDQQRRFIRAYVDHRPRFPYIDSAKSTPATTPTGTGPGTSIHTAGSTTSIADFMLDARVPAGGWKEEERKREAATEKRVKELMEETKLWRTANSAQWVAWGLVQAKIPGLKVSSDGEAEDVTPTEEETEEDADAFDYLGYTQSRAYFFLGDCVQLGLIKLENLPEETRGRVKIVEV; via the exons ATGTCCGCAccctctccagcaccctctccagcaccctcgGCTCAGCCGCGGCGTTCGGCTCTGAAGAACGAcaatgatggtgagggttcCAAAACCCCGCCCTTGAGCGCACTGGCCAAAG CCGTTCAGATTGCTGAACCTGAGTCGTCGCCTCACGATGAGGCCTCAATCAAGAAGCAGTTTCCTGCAGGCGTTGGCAGGAGGCTGAGTGGACGCCCTGGTCTGTCTGCCACGCCGTCTAGGTCCTCGACTCTCAGCCAGACTCCCAGCATCGATGTTGCCGGCGAAACCGAGCTCACTGCTTCTCCGGCACCCATTGAAGAACCTCAAAACAGTGGCGTCGCCTCCTACCACCGCCATAGAATTGATCGCGTGAGTGAGAAGTTGGTAGCTCAGGTGGCTGAATGGCTCCACCGAGAGAAAGCCAAGAAAGAGTCTAGAAAGAGTCGGAAGCATTCTTCGCGCCGCAAGTCACCTCCAGAGACGCCTGAAGCCGGTCGTCCTCGTGCCGATTCTCTCGAGTCTGATTCGAGTGAAGTGTCTCTTGATCGACTTCAGAGGATTCTCGACGACAGCATGTCGGCTTTGGGGCTGGGGTCTGTTCCTCACCTAGGACCTCGTCTAAGCAAGAAGCACCGGAAGAGGTCTAGTAGGAGCCTCAGAGGTGCGGCATCATCGGACACGGAATTTttcgatggtgatgttgtggttCCCAGCTGTGATGCAGCCCTCGACAACTCCAAGACCATGAGCTACACTGGAGGCAAGGCGGCCGACGACAACGCTTCTATCTCTAGCCGCAGGGAGGATAAAGAGAAGCAAGCCTGGACTGTGTTCAAGAATGAAATCATTCGTTTGGCACACACGCTGAGGCTCaaagggtggaggagggtgcccCTTGACAGCGGAGAGCAGATCTCAGTTGAACGTCTCAGCGGCGCATTGACAAACGCTGTGTATGTGGTCTCGCCGCCCCCTGAATCGGCACTGCTTCCcgccgagggcaagaagacgCCGGGCAAGGTGCTGCTAAGAATCTATGGTCCCCAGGTGGAGCACCTCATCGACCGTGACAACGAGCTGAGCGTGCTTAGAAGGCTGGCCAGAAAGAAGATTGGCCCTCGCCTGCTTGGCACTTTTTTGAACGGTCGGTTTGAGCAATACCTCAACGCTGCTGCGCTCACTTCGCAAAGCATGCGGGAGCCGGATACCTCCAGACAGATTGCTAAGCGCATGAGGGAGCTTCATGACGGCgtggagctgttggaggaagagaaggctCTTGGCCCCAGTGTTTGGAGAAACTGGGACAAGTGGCTTGCCCAAGTCGAGAAGACTGTTTTGTTCCTTGACAAGCAATACAATGACGGGCCAAACGACCTGTCTCGTGGTCCTAGCGACagctggaagaagaagggttATGTCTGCGGAGTGGAATGGCCGGCCTTCAAGGAGCTGGTCCGAAAGTATCGCGAGTTTCTTGATGGCCAGTATGGCGACCCGAAGAAGATCAGAGAGAAGCTT CTACTGATGTTTGGTGCGCAGACTCAATACGGCAATATTCTCCGCGTCCGTCCGGACGATCAGAAATCACCCCTTCTTCAGCCCGCCAACGAGCACAAGCAATTGGTTGTTATTGATTTTGAGTATGCCGGTGCCAACATTCCAGGACTTGAGTTTGCCAACCATTTCTCCGAATGGACATACGACTATCATGACGCGCGGTACCCTCATGTTTGCGACACCGCCAAGTATCCTAACGTTGACCAGCAGCGCCGGTTTATCAGGGCCTATGTCGATCATAGGCCTAGGTTCCCGTATATTGACTCTGCCAAAAGCACGCCCGCCACGACACCCACAGGGACCGGACCAGGAACTTCTATTCACACGGCGGGATCTACAACCTCTATTGCTGACTTTATGCTGGATGCCCGCGTCCCAGCCggtgggtggaaggaggaggagagaaagagggaaGCGGCGACGGAGAAGCGAGTCAAggagctgatggaggagaccAAACTCTGGCGCACAGCCAACAGCGCCCAGTGGGTTGCGTGGGGTCTTGTCCAGGCTAAGATTCCTGGTTTGAAGGTTTCCTCGGATGGCGAGGCGGAAGATGTGACTCCAaccgaggaggagactgAAGAGGATGCCGATGCGTTTGATTATCTTGGATATACACAGTCGAGAGCCTACTTTTTCCTGGGTGATTGTGTTCAACTTGGTTTGATCAAGTTGGAGAATCTTCCCGAGGAGACTAGGGGACGGGTGAAGATTGTTGAGGTTTGA
- a CDS encoding hypothetical protein (EggNog:ENOG503NU4S; COG:F), with amino-acid sequence MGDSRDNAKTCRPKRFSFRVPPLLPGNHQRADRQRCARNDSDQLATTSGTSNILQPATGNMGLKTTIIGTVLATLAANPATAAQPRAARPIPAPMRDLVWGKLNFLHTTDTHGWHAGHLQESQYSADWGDYVSFAEHMRQKADDLGVDLLLVDTGDRVEGNGLYDASSPKGKYYYDIYKEQDVDVICTGNHELYIASTADREYERTVENFRGRYVASNLDYVKGDGERVEIAQRYRRFRTKNQGVEVVAMGFLFDFGGNANNTVVKRVGDVVREGWFQRLVREQEKPDLWLVIGHVGVQMEEFKTVFGEIRRWNGDAPILFFGGHVHVRDATSYDERSFAMASGRYFETIGWMSVDGAIQKAEEDPKGERGLSFHRRYIDNNLLGLYHHSGLNASTFHTEHGKNVTSMIAKARKELELDYTFGCAPQDYWMTRSPYPGPDSIYTLLEEEVIPEIAVNPKRKDVPRLVIANTGAIRFDIFKGAFTRDSTYITSPFLSVLNYISDVPYHAAKKVIKLLNNAGKIMADAHMDNEFMAIPEQLSIRESIIYDTPANPFSEDGIQKPMGQHGHEEPFLVEGYTTRDDIGDDGDDALHSRINFYVVPNCIQSELSFPEEGEPETVDLVFFDFIQPWVLMALKFSGAVYTDKDVSLYVEGTFTELFAGWIEDNWPAKC; translated from the coding sequence ATGGGCGACAGCCGTGACAACGCCAAGACCTGCAGGCCAAAGAGGTTCTCGTTCAGGGTGCCGCCACTTCTCCCTGGCAACCACCAACGCGCTGACCGTCAGCGATGCGCGCGGAACGACTCTGATCAATTGGCGACTACGAGTGGCACATCAAACATACTCCAACCGGCAACCGGCAATATGGGCCTGAAAACAACCATCATCGGCACCGTCCTCGCGACCCTCGCTGCCAACCCCGCGACCGCGGCGCAACCGCGAGCCGCGCGGCCGATCCCCGCCCCGATGCGAGACCTCGTCTGGGGCAAACTAAACTTTTTGCACACGACCGACACGCACGGCTGGCACGCTGGCCATCTTCAGGAGTCACAATATTCGGCTGACTGGGGGGACTACGTCTCTTTTGCGGAGCACATGCGGCAAAAGGCGGATGATTTGGGAGTCGATCTCTTGCTTGTCGACACGGGGGACCGGGTGGAGGGGAACGGGCTGTATGACGCGAGCAGTCCGAAGGGGAAGTACTACTACGATATATACAAGGAGCAGGACGTGGACGTGATTTGCACGGGGAATCACGAGCTGTATATTGCGAGCACGGCGGATCGGGAGTATGAGAGGACGGTGGAGAATTTTAGGGGGAGGTATGTGGCTAGCAATTTGGATTACgtgaagggggatggggagagggtggagataGCGCAGAGGTATAGGAGGTTTAGGACGAAGAAtcaaggggtggaggtggtggcgatggggtttttgtttgattttggggggaaTGCGAATAATACTGTGGTGAAAagggttggggatgtggtgagggaggggtggtttcagcggttggtgagggagcaggagaagccGGATTTGTGGCTGGTTATTGGGCATGTGGGGGTGCAGATGGAGGAGTTTAAGACGGTTTTTGGGGAGATTAGGAGGTGGAATGGGGATGCGCCgattttgttttttgggggCCATGTTCATGTCAGGGATGCGACGAGCTATGATGAGAGGAGCTTTGCGATGGCGAGTGGGCGGTATTTTGAGACGATTGGGTGGATGAGTGTTGACGGGGCGATccagaaggccgaggaggatccaaagggggagagggggttgagttttCATCGGAGGTATATCGATAACAACCTCCTTGGGTTGTATCATCACAGCGGGCTGAATGCTTCGACTTTTCATACCGAGCATGGCAAGAACGTCACGTCTATGATTGccaaggcgaggaaggagctgGAATTGGATTATACTTTTGGTTGCGCGCCACAGGATTACTGGATGACGAGGTCGCCGTATCCAGGACCTGACAGCATTTACACCctgctcgaggaggaggtcatcCCGGAAATCGCAGTCAACCCAAAGCGCAAGGACGTCCCCAGACTGGTGATCGCCAACACAGGCGCTATCAGATTCGACATTTTCAAGGGGGCCTTCACGCGGGACTCGACATACATCACCTCACCCTTCCTCAGCGTTCTCAACTACATCTCCGATGTCCCCTACCACGCCGCGAAGAAAGtcatcaagctcctcaatAACGCCGGGAAGATCATGGCTGACGCTCATATGGACAACGAGTTCATGGCCATCCCCGAGCAACTTTCCATCAGGGAGTCCATCATCTACGACACCCCTGCCAACCCTTTCTCCGAAGACGGTATCCAGAAGCCAATGGGTCAGCATGGGCATGAGGAGCCCTTTTTGGTTGAGGGATACACCACCCGGGATGATATCGGCGACGATGGTGACGACGCCCTCCACTCGAGGATCAACTTCTACGTGGTCCCCAACTGCATCCAGAGCGAGCTGTCGTTCCCGGAAGAGGGCGAGCCAGAGACGGTTGATTTGGTGTTCTTCGACTTTATTCAACcttgggtgttgatggcgttgaAGTTTAGCGGAGCCGTGTATACTGATAAGGACGTCAGTTTGTATGTTGAGGGGACGTTTACGGAGCTTTTCGCCGGGTGGATCGAGGACAATTGGCCGGCGAAGTGTTAA
- the ISY1 gene encoding NineTeen Complex (NTC) component (BUSCO:EOG09264IOS; EggNog:ENOG503NWY7; COG:A), whose protein sequence is MARNSEKAQSMLFRFREAQAADLGIIDAGRTRRPRAITEQTSIPACEKWRGQVLKEISRKVSRIQDISLSDYQIRDLNDEINKLMREKHMWEIQIKNLGGPNYMRGGGKVYDEAGREIQGGGKGYRYFGRAKELPGVKELFEAATKKREEDEKPLEERMDLNRRNVDAGYYGYAPGEEDELLLEYEKFKEKEAFEALRKAGNKEAPPGWEPLPGDIGDGGVWELPTLDEVQQELIDRRRARLLDKLQ, encoded by the exons ATG gCGCGCAACTCCGAAAAAGCCCAGTCCATGCTCTTCCGCTTCCGCGAAGCCCAAGCCGCCGACCTCGGAATCATCGACGCAGGCCGAACCCGCCGTCCCCGCGCCATCACCGAGCAAACATCCATCCCCGCCTGCGAGAAATGGCGTGGCCAGGTCCTCAAAGAAATCTCCCGCAAGGTCTCCCGAATCCAAGACATCTCTCTCTCCGACTACCAAATCCGCGACCTGAACGATGagatcaacaagctcatgCGGGAGAAACACATGTGGGAGATCCAAATCAAGAACCTGGGCGGGCCGAATTACatgaggggtggggggaaggtGTATGATGAGGCTGGGAGGGAGATtcaaggtggtgggaaggggtaTAGGTATTTTGGACGGGCGAAGGAGCTGCCGGGGGTGAAAGAGCTGTTTGAGGCGGCGAcgaagaaaagggaagaggatgagaagccgttggaggagaggatggattTGAATAGGAGGAACGTGGATGCGGGGTATTATGGTTATGcgcctggggaggaggatgagctgtTGCTGGAGTATGAGAAattcaaggagaaggaggcgttTGAGGCGCTGAGGAAGGCGGGGAACAAAGAGGCACCGCCGGGGTGGGAGCCATTGCCGGGTGAtattggggatgggggagtgtGGGAGTTGCCGACGTTGGATGAGGTGCAGCAGGAGCTGATTgacaggaggagggcgaggttgttaGATAAATTACAGTAA